The region ACGGGCCAATTCCCCTTCGCGACGCAGCCATCTCGTCGAGACACTGCTGGCGAATCGCGTCGCCCTGCTCAGCGCAATCCTGCTGCTCGCGATCGTGCTTTCCGCCATCTTCGCCACGGTGATTACCGGCGACGATGCCTTTCTGATCCGCCCGCGCCAGCGGCTGCGGCCGCCGGGGGGCGAATTCTGGTTCGGCACCGATGCCCTCGGCCGCGACGTCTTCGCGCTCGTGCTCCATGGCGGAAGGATCTCGCTGCTTGTCGGCCTGCTCTCGGCGCTAGCGGGGGTAGCTGCCGGCACCGTGGTCGGCCTCCTCACCGGCTATCTGCGCTGGCTCGATCCGATCGTGATGCGGATCATGGACGGCATCATGGCGATTCCCGGCATCCTCTTTGCCGTGGCGCTGGTCTCGCTGGTCGGGCCGAGCCTCGTGACGATCGTGGCCGCCATCACCTTCGCTGAGATCCCCCGCGTGACACGGCTGGTGCGCAGCGTCGTGCTCAGCGTGCGCGAGGAATCCTATGTCCGTGCGGCAGAAGGGCTGGGCATCCCGCCGCTGCTCGTGCTCGTCCGCCACATCCTGCCAAGCTGCATCGCGCCGCTGATCGTCCAGACGACCTATATGTTCGCAGCCGCGATTCTGTCTGAAGCCGTGCTCGGCTTCCTCGGCGTCGGCTTCCCACCTGATCTGCCGAGCTGGGGCAATGTGTTGGCCGAAGGCCGCGCCGTTTTCCAGCGCGCGCCCTGGACGATCATCGCGCCTGGCCTGTTCCTGGCCGTGACCGTAATGGCGGTGAACCTGCTCGGCGACGGGTTGCGCGATCGCCTCGATCCGCGCCTTTCCCGCGCCGCGAAGGTGTCGTCATGACCGTGTCCGAGCCGATCCTGCGCATCGAAAACCTCAGCGTCGCGCTCCCGGCCGGGCTCGACCGCACCCATGCGGTTCAGGCGCTCTCTCTCGACGTCCACCGCCGTCAGATCGTCTGCGTAGTCGGCGAATCCGGTTCGGGGAAATCGGTGACGGCTTCGGCCGTCATGCGCCTCCTGCCCGAGAAGGTGCTGCACATCACCGGCGGCACGATCCGGCTCGAAGGCGAGGACATCGCGGCCGCATCGCCGGCGCGTCTGTGCGAATTGCGCGGCAACCGCATGGCGATGATCTTCCAGGAGCCGCTGACCGCGCTCAACCCGGTCATGCGCGTCGGAGAGCAGATCGCCGAAGTGCTGCGGATTCACCGTCCGGAGATGGCGCGGGACCAAGTGAATGCCCGCGTCATTGAGTTGATGGCGGACGTCCATCTGCCTGACCCGGCACAGCTGGCGAAAGCCTATCCGCATCAGCTTTCCGGTGGCCAGCGCCAGCGCGTGATGATCGCGATGGCCTTGGCGCTGGAGCCGGCGCTGATCATCGCCGACGAGCCGACCACGGCGCTGGATGTCACCACCCAGGCGCAGATCCTGCGGCTGTTCCGTGAGCTTTTGACCAAGCACGACAGCGGTGTCCTGATGATCACCCATGATTTCGGCGTCGTCGCCGATGTCGCGGATCACGTCGTGGTCATGCGACAGGGCGAGGTCGTGGAGCGTGGTGCGCCAGACAAGGTGCTGACAGCGCCGGAGCATCCCTACACCCGCGCACTGATCGAGGCGGTGCCACGCTTTCGCTATCGGACGGAGCCGGAAGGGAACGACCAGCCGGTTCTTGAGGTCGAGGAGCTGTCCTTGACCTATCGCAGCACCAGCTTCCTCGGCGCGCGGCGAGAGACCCGCGCTCTGGATACCGTTTCCTTCCGCCTCGCGCCCGGAGAGACTCTGGGCGTCGTCGGCGAATCCGGCTCTGGCAAGACCAGCCTCGCCAAGACGTTGCTGCGCTTCGAGACGCCGGATTCCGGTCGCATCCTCTTCAAGGGGCGCAATATCGCCGGCTTGGGTGGCGCGGAGCTCCGGGAAATGCGTCGCCACATCCAGATGGTGTTCCAGGACCCGTACAAGTCGCTGAACCCGCGGCGCCGCATCGGGCAATCCCTGATCGAGGGGCCGGTTCAGCACGGCGTATCGCGCGCGAAGGCCTTGGCCCGTGCCGAGGAGCTGATGGAGCTCGTCGGGCTCAGGCGCGATGCGCTCGATCGCTTTCCGCATGAATTCTCGGGCGGTCAGCGCCAGCGCATCTGCATCGCGCGTGCACTTGCCATGGAGCCTTCGGTCATCGTCGCGGACGAAGCCGTCTCGGCCCTCGACGTTTCCGTGCAGGCGCAGGTGCTGCGATTGTTCGAGGATCTGCAGAAGCGATTGGGCTTCGCGATGATCTTCGTCACGCACGATCTGCGCGTTGCCTCCAACATCTGCGATCGCATCGCGGTGATGCAACGCGGCCGGATCGTCGAGATCGGCCCGTCGCGGCACGTCTTCGAGGAACCGGAAGCGTCCTACACACGCGAATTGCTGGCAGCGGTGCCGGGTTTCGCGCGCGAGGTCGTGGCTGTCTGACCTGCCGCGCTGCCCGTTTACGGCTGGCGGCCTTCGCGAATGCCGGGGGGCGCCGCATCCTGTTTCACGGCTTGGCGAGACATGACGACGACAACGAAAGCTCCGAACTACAAGGCCCCGTCCGGCTGGAATGCGCTGCTACCGCGGCGCATCGCGCGGCAGCAGGTTCCGCGTGATCGTCGCTTCAGGAACGTCGTTGTAGGTGCAGGCTATACCGGCCTGGCTGCTGCCCGACGGCTGGCGGAACTCGTTCCGGGCGAAGAGACGCTCCTTCTCGAATCTTCTACCGTCGGCGAGGGCGCCTCGGGCCGGAACTCCGGCTATCTGCTGATCAATCCCGGCGAGCCGAGCGCCAGCGCGGCTGGTTTTGCCGGCGAGTGGGCCACTCGACAGATTGCGCTGGTTCAGGCGGGAGTGGACTGGTTGCGCGAACTTGTCGCCACGCATTCGATCGACTGCAATTGGCAGGAAACCGTGCCGGCCATCACGGCTGCGGCGACACCCCGCGGCGAAAGATCCCTCCGTGAGACACGCAGGCGCTATGAAGCCTGGGGCATCGAGACGAGAGAATTTTCTGCCGAGGACCTGCGGCGCATTCTTGGAACCCCCTATTACTGCCATGGAATCCAGTCGTTGACCCGCGCTCTGGTCCAACCAGCCGCGCTTCATCGAGGTATTGCCGACAGCCTGCCTGCCGCCGTGACGTTGCTTGAGAACACTACGGTGGAGTCGTTGAGCGGCGCGGCGCATTTCACGGTCGGAACCAGCCGGGGCGATTTCATCGCTGACAGGGTGTTCGTCACCAACAACCTGCACGCCCGCGCCTTCGGGCTCGCCCGCGACCGGATGATCGGCATCTACACCTATGGCGCCTTCACACCGGAGCTCGACGGGGAGCAACTGGATCTCCTCGGTAAAAGCCCCGAATGGGGCGCCTTACCCGCACATCGGATGGGCACCACGATGCGTAAGACGATGGGGCGCCTGCTGATCAGAAGCGGCGACTCTTACGAGCGCGAGCTTGAGCCCGCTGCGGTCCGGGCTATGCTGACGGCGCTCCATCGCAAGCGCTTCCCGGCCATGCGGACCCACGCGTTCGAACATGTCTGGGGAGGGTTGACCGCTGTGACACATAACGGCGGCTTCCTCTTCGGGCAGGTCAAGCCCGGATTGTTCGTCTCTGCGGGATGCGGTGGGGCAGGTGTTACGCGCGGTACCATTCAGGGAAAACTGCTGGCGGAGTTGGCCTGTGGCTCACAATCACCGCTGCTGAGCGACCGGCTGGCGCAGAGCGGCCCGAATTGGCTACCTCCCGAACCTCTTAGAGGCACAGGCGCGAAGGTCCAGATCGCCTGGGAGCAATGGCTCGCGGCCGCCGAGCGTTGAGCCGCTCATTCTTCGCCTGACGCGTGCGCCCCCGGCGCGTGCGGCGCGGGCTTTGACATTCGGTCGTTCGAGGAGGACGGCCGCGAGACCCTGATTGAGGTCAAGACCACCCGCGGCGCCCTTCTATCTCACGCTCAACGAGTTGGCCGTCGCGAGCGAGCGGCCTGGCGCCTGGAGGATCTACCGCGTCTTTGAGTTTGGCTAGACGTCCCGGATATTCACGCTCAGGCCGACCGGGGCGAGTCCATCTGTCCGCTGCCTCAGATGCATCTTCCGCACTTGAAGGCGTGCTTGCTGCTGGAACCCGCAGCGGTGGCGTTGTGCGGATGTCGGGGACGAGCATGGCGGCGCCGCAAATCGCGCGGGCGGCTGCCATCCCATGCCTCACGGGAATGAGCCAGCCGAGCGGATCGAGTCAAGGTGATGCAGGCCATGACCTCGTGCAGTTGCTCGATGGTCAGGTTTGCCCCGTATCCCAGGATGCGATCAGCCGCGTCAGACTTGGCGAGGCTCTGCTGATCTCATGAAATCGAACGCGCTGCCGTTAGGCCCGATCCGCGCCCCAGCGTCCAATTGCAGGGCGGCGCTGGCGCGCAGGGCGATGCCAGCGCGCGTCGCGATCTCGTAGCCGAGGACGAGACAGGTCAGCAGAGCTTGGCCATCGAGAGCGCCCTCCTCGAGCAGATCCAAAAAATTAGAAGTTCTGCACTTGGGCAGCTTAGTGTTCGGATGGTCTGCTGTTTGGAAGCGCTAGCTTACAACATGAGGTAAAGCGTTCACACTATTCAGATGCAGTCGCATCTTGATGTCTTGGTTGTAGTTTCCAAAGCCGCGCCCGAAAATATTGACACCTCCCGGCCGACCTTCCTTTTCATCGATTCCGATACGGAGCCGGATCGAATGATGGCGATCGAGATCGAGATCTGTCAGGACGACGTCGCCCAGTCGACGCTCGCCGAGGAAGGTGCCCTCGGCCGTGATGCGCCAGGTCGTCAGAATGCCGTATTGGGAGCCTTCGAGCTTCCACCAGGGCGGGGTGTAGGTCCCGCGCCGATCGCCATAGTCGCCAGGGCAGGTCCACGTGCCGACCTTGTGTCCGTTGACCCAGAGGCTAATGTCGGACGGCCAGTCGGCATTGGTGCCCGGCACCTCCGACGACATCTCCATATCGAATTCGAGCGCGGTGATCGCCCGGTTCAGCACCTTCGCGTTGTTCGGGAACTTGTATTCGACATAGCCACGACCAAACCAGATCAGCCCCGCCTGCACGCGGCGCGGATCGAGGAAAAGCTCGGGGACGTCGAGCACGCCGAGTATTCGCTGGGTTGAGCAGAGGCCGCAAGGCGCCGAGACGTTCGAGCTCGTATAGAGCCCGAGCGGCATTTCGACCTCGACAACGTTGTTCTCGCGGCTCGGGTCGTCCGGATCGAGATTGACGACGATCTCGGAATAGCGCGCGGCACAGATCTTCTGCTGACCCTTGGCAGCCTTGCCGAGCGAGGTCGAGATCAGCTCGGCTTCCTCCAGCACCTGGACATTAGTCGCGATCGTCGACTGCGGCAGGCCGAGCGCCTCGGCGATCTGGTTGATGTTCTTGGGGCCGTGCCGGTTGAGCAGCTTCAGAATGCGAAGCCTGACCGGGGAGGCCAGGCCGCGCAGCACCTGATACTGCCGCCCCGAATCAACCACGAGGAAACCCTGGCCCTGCCGCCCCTCGGCCCATGGCGCGCCGCCGCCGCCGTTGCGGCGGCGCCTGCGAGTTGAGGCTGTCGGGCTCTGGTCCACCTTTGCGGGCGCCATTCTGTCAGCTTTCGAGCCGGATCACATTCCACGAGGCCGGCTGCAATTCCAGAGCGATCCTGTCCGATTTCGTGGATACAGCCTTCAGCGTCGCTGGTTTGACCTTGAGCGGTTCCTTCTTGCTGTTGACCGCTTTCAGATCGCTATGGTGCAGCTCCGTCGCTTCCGTGACCTTGAGCTTGCCGAAGCCCCGCGCATCGATCGCGACGTCGATGCTCTGTTCCAGGTCGCGGTTGAGCAGGAAGAGCGAGACGCCCTTGTCGTCGCTCACCACCGACGCCTTCAGATAAGGTGCGTCGATCGGATAGAAGAGATCCTGCTTGCCGCGCGGATCGAAGTAGCTGGCCTGGTAGTTCTCGGATTTGACGATGGCCTTGAGCACAGTGCCGCGCCCGAGACGGCTCATCTGGGCGAACGGCCAGAAGATCGTCTGACGCCAGGCCGGTCCGCCGGTTTCGGTCATGATCGGCGCGATGACGTTGACGAGCTGCGCGAGGCAGGCGGCCTTGACCCGGTCGGCATGGTTGAGGAGCGAGATGCAGGCGCCGCCGAAGACCAGAGCATCCTCCATGGAATAGATCTCCTCGAGGATGGGCGGGGCCACCGGCCAGCCCTCCTTGACGCGATCGGCCCGGACGCGGCGTGTGCGGTACCAGACGTTCCACTCGTCGAAGCTCAGCATGATGCGCTTGTCCGAGCGCCGCCGTGCCGCGACCGCGTCCGAGATCGCGACCACCTCCTCGATGAAGTTGTCCATCAGGTCGGGACTGGCCAGGAAAGCCTTGGTGTCGCCGGCATAGTTGTTGAAGTAGGTGTGCAGCGAGATGAACTCGACCTGGTCGAAGGTGTGCTCCAGCACCTCGTCTTCCCAGCGGCCATAGGTCGGCATGTTGCGACCCGACGAGCCGCAGGCAGCGAGTTCGATCGACGGGTCGATCCAGCGCATCATCTTCGCCGCTTCGTGCGCGACACGGCCATATTCGGTCGCCG is a window of Bosea sp. F3-2 DNA encoding:
- a CDS encoding alpha-N-arabinofuranosidase — its product is MRQASITFDRAFAIGETDPRLFGAFVEHLGRCVYGGIYEPGHPTADKRGFRKDVLDLVTELGPTIMRYPGGNFVSGYNWEDGVGPAKDRPARLDLAWFTTEPNSFGTNEFIDWCRAAKIEPMLAVNLGTRDGDAARNLVEYCNHPAGSAWSDLRIKHGWKEPHDVKFWCLGNEVDGPWQMEHKTATEYGRVAHEAAKMMRWIDPSIELAACGSSGRNMPTYGRWEDEVLEHTFDQVEFISLHTYFNNYAGDTKAFLASPDLMDNFIEEVVAISDAVAARRRSDKRIMLSFDEWNVWYRTRRVRADRVKEGWPVAPPILEEIYSMEDALVFGGACISLLNHADRVKAACLAQLVNVIAPIMTETGGPAWRQTIFWPFAQMSRLGRGTVLKAIVKSENYQASYFDPRGKQDLFYPIDAPYLKASVVSDDKGVSLFLLNRDLEQSIDVAIDARGFGKLKVTEATELHHSDLKAVNSKKEPLKVKPATLKAVSTKSDRIALELQPASWNVIRLES
- a CDS encoding ABC transporter ATP-binding protein is translated as MTVSEPILRIENLSVALPAGLDRTHAVQALSLDVHRRQIVCVVGESGSGKSVTASAVMRLLPEKVLHITGGTIRLEGEDIAAASPARLCELRGNRMAMIFQEPLTALNPVMRVGEQIAEVLRIHRPEMARDQVNARVIELMADVHLPDPAQLAKAYPHQLSGGQRQRVMIAMALALEPALIIADEPTTALDVTTQAQILRLFRELLTKHDSGVLMITHDFGVVADVADHVVVMRQGEVVERGAPDKVLTAPEHPYTRALIEAVPRFRYRTEPEGNDQPVLEVEELSLTYRSTSFLGARRETRALDTVSFRLAPGETLGVVGESGSGKTSLAKTLLRFETPDSGRILFKGRNIAGLGGAELREMRRHIQMVFQDPYKSLNPRRRIGQSLIEGPVQHGVSRAKALARAEELMELVGLRRDALDRFPHEFSGGQRQRICIARALAMEPSVIVADEAVSALDVSVQAQVLRLFEDLQKRLGFAMIFVTHDLRVASNICDRIAVMQRGRIVEIGPSRHVFEEPEASYTRELLAAVPGFAREVVAV
- a CDS encoding helix-turn-helix domain-containing protein; translation: MAPAKVDQSPTASTRRRRRNGGGGAPWAEGRQGQGFLVVDSGRQYQVLRGLASPVRLRILKLLNRHGPKNINQIAEALGLPQSTIATNVQVLEEAELISTSLGKAAKGQQKICAARYSEIVVNLDPDDPSRENNVVEVEMPLGLYTSSNVSAPCGLCSTQRILGVLDVPELFLDPRRVQAGLIWFGRGYVEYKFPNNAKVLNRAITALEFDMEMSSEVPGTNADWPSDISLWVNGHKVGTWTCPGDYGDRRGTYTPPWWKLEGSQYGILTTWRITAEGTFLGERRLGDVVLTDLDLDRHHSIRLRIGIDEKEGRPGGVNIFGRGFGNYNQDIKMRLHLNSVNALPHVVS
- a CDS encoding FAD-binding oxidoreductase; translation: MTTTTKAPNYKAPSGWNALLPRRIARQQVPRDRRFRNVVVGAGYTGLAAARRLAELVPGEETLLLESSTVGEGASGRNSGYLLINPGEPSASAAGFAGEWATRQIALVQAGVDWLRELVATHSIDCNWQETVPAITAAATPRGERSLRETRRRYEAWGIETREFSAEDLRRILGTPYYCHGIQSLTRALVQPAALHRGIADSLPAAVTLLENTTVESLSGAAHFTVGTSRGDFIADRVFVTNNLHARAFGLARDRMIGIYTYGAFTPELDGEQLDLLGKSPEWGALPAHRMGTTMRKTMGRLLIRSGDSYERELEPAAVRAMLTALHRKRFPAMRTHAFEHVWGGLTAVTHNGGFLFGQVKPGLFVSAGCGGAGVTRGTIQGKLLAELACGSQSPLLSDRLAQSGPNWLPPEPLRGTGAKVQIAWEQWLAAAER